The sequence AGAACGACCTAAACCGAGTCCCTCAATTAGGCGGGCGCCTACGTGACTGGACTAATCCACTTAATCATGGGAAAGGAAACCAATAAAACGCGTTGTCACGATATTGCATCAATGCAATTACTTAGCGACACACGGAAAAAAAAGACCTACAAATGTACATGCgcagttaaattaaataagacCAATTCCCTCATCCcaaccaaaaaaagaagaagaagaaaaaaggaaacaatCTCTCCAATCTCAAAAAACTATGGTGGAAGATAATCAGATCGTTCCATTAGCACCAGCGGAGACTAATCCCCGAAGCGACGAAGAGTTCGCAGCTGTAAAACCAAACCTTCGTCTCCAAGAAAGAAGCAGTAAGTGCTTAGTTTATGTTCTTGCAGGAATTGTTATACTTAGCGCAGTCATCTTAGTGTTTGCGCTAGTAGTACTGCGTCCTGTAAACCCTAATGCGGAATTGAGTTTTGTTCGATTAAAAGATCTGAACTATGCTGCTGGTAGTGGTGGTAATGGTAATAATGTATCGTTGCCTGCGTTTAATATGACATTAGAGAGTGAGCTAAAGATCGAGAACTCGAATTTCGGGGAGTTTAAGTATGATAACACAAGTGCAAGAGTGTTTTATGGAGGGATGGCTGTAGGGGAAGCGATCCTGCGCGAGGGGCGTGTCAGTGCTAGAGATACTCTGAGGATGAATGTTAAGGTGGAAGTAAGAtcgcataaatatatatacaatggTACAGACTTAACAAGTGATATAAATTCTGGGATTTTAAAGCTGAATAGCCATGCCAAGTTCAGTGGAAGGGTAAATTTGCTGCAGATTGCAAAGAAGAGGAGAAGTGCTTCTATGGATTGCAGTTTCAGTCTTGATTTGAGAAGCcgttcaattcaggatttagtaTGTAACTAACTAACATTTGTTTGTGGATTGGTTTGTGTAGTTaaactctttctttgattgtttataaaaatattttgatactatatatatacacacacgtAATGGAGtaatattattcattaattcCTTGTTGAGATTTTTGGATGAGTAAGAGTTTCGTGTAATTTTTCTTGTTCTATAGTCCGCATACACAATTTGCACAGCTATTGGCATTTCCTAAATCAAATTACCAACTTTTCGTCTCAATAGCATCATTCCAATATATGTTAAATTCTTCCTTTCCCTGTACTTAGGGATTAAGATCATGGCATGAAAtattccctttttctttttctttggaccaaaaaaggggtattattttcttttaatcctTCCATAAGCAATGATCAAGTTAAACATAACTCACTATAGAAAGTAAATGGCctacaatatttataaaaataacatttgaTTCTcgattattcaaaatttaatcaatatagTTATTTATGAACGCacaaattttactaaaaagaaaatatatattaatttatttaaatttctgacctctaaaaattaaaaatcacatGCTATTTATAAATCAGGCTTGCTGCTTATTTAATGTCCCTACAACGACATAGTGAATTGATTTCTGTCTTTATAATTTGAGGGTTTGGgattatttcatatattatgGAGCTTCATTAGAATCTATCCCTTGGATGTATTTGGTAAATCTATCGAATTCAGAAATACGTTTCATGAGTTATATTATCATATGTATATATGGTGGAGGAAGCTCCTTAAGCACCAAGTTACAATTAATTCCATAGGTTCATATCATTGGTAATGAGATGTATAAAAGGATAGAATTATTGGGCAACTTGTCGATAAGCCATCGAGTGGGTTAATTAATGAGTGGCCAATTACAActaagctatatatatatatatatatatatatatatatgtatatataggTGATACTAACAGCTTAACCCAACCCATGCAAAGAAAAGAGAGCCTTCTTTCAAATTGAAAGTGAATGATGGTGATGACAATAATTGATTGTTTACTTGTAGCTGAAACTTGAAGTGGATTCCTTGATACTTCTgtaaagaagaaacaataagCACGGAGAATTTCCAAACTTGTCAAAGTGAATGGAATATCAAAGTGATCTTCATCAATTCATAaggaaagggaaagaaaattgggttcttctttttatttgttttgggCTGGGACATAAGAGATGAGAGATCTAAATATTACCCACAAAGTTGCCAGGGCCCATTCTTGGGAAACTATACAAGTCGTTCGTTAcagctatttttttttttaaaaccaAAAGACAACTTCAATTAAGATACATCATAAGACAATATAAGCTTAAGAAAGTCGGGGGACTAGCACTGAACTTGCAGCACGAGCTAGACAATGTGGGACCTACAAACATATGAGATAGAACAACCCTCAATCTCATTTAACAAAGATAAACAATCATCTACTAACAGACCCATCTTAATTGCTTGAACTACAGCAAGCGCATCTAACtcaaaatccatatgagaTGGTCCAATTTCTTTCACCCATTGCAGAACACGCCTAAAACAAAAGGTTTCGATAAACTCTGAACTAAGATCATAACTGAAATGGGACAAAGAAAGAGCACCCAAAAAGCAGCCACTGTTATCGTTAATAAGAGACCCCCAGACCAGTCCTTCCCTCGGCCGTAAAAATCGCAGCATCACAATTACACTGAAGCCTCCCAATCGCTGGGGCAATGCCATCGAAGCCTCTCACTATCAGGACTCCTAACACCTCTACCAGCGAAAACTATGGTTTGTTTTCCCAATTACACTGACAAGCCACTCATTGAGATAGAGAGATATAAAACTCAACAGTCTTTCCGAAAAATATGGTTTGTTTTCCCAAACAAGAGCATTAGTACCACATCTCCACAAGATTGAAACCGCTGTACATATCTCGTCCCTGGTACACCTGTCAAACAAATCCATCAAACAATCCAGAAAAACATTATTAGACCCACTTCTATATCCAACAGTTGATGCTACCCAACACTTCCTAGCCTAGAAACACCCAACAAAACAATGATAAACCGACTCTTCAGCACATTGCAGACATGACATAAGTTTACAATGTTAACATGTCTCTGGACCAAGTTGTCCAAAGTTGGCAAAACTTACTACAAGCACGCCATATCAACATTTTTGAACTTTAGTGGGATTGATAACGCCCATAAGTGCTTCTAAAATTTTCTCAAATCCTGATTACTTGTAACATTTGGCAAAAAATTGAGGACCTTATATGCAGAACAGGCAGAATACAACTCCTTATTCCTTTTCCAATACCAACTATCAGGTCGTCTATAGCAACTCAAAGGAATTCCCAAAATGAGAGTAACATCTATCTCATTAAAAATATCCTTCACCAAATCAACATCCCATATGAGGCAACGATAAGGAAGTGACCCTGGCACATGAGGTTGGCCTTCGTTTGGAATCCACGGATCAACACCAATTATGACATCCTCACCATTCTCTATTCTAAACCTCACACCttattttaagaattcttGAGAGGCTAAGATACTTCTCCATATAAAACTTGGGTTCGAACCCAAGGTAGCTTCCAAAAAAGAGCACTTTGGAGAATAGAGAGCCTTTAAAAGCTTGGACGCTAAAGAATTAGGATATCGCAGCAATCTCCAGCCTTATTTACTTAATAAAGCAAAATTGAATTCGTGAATTTTACGAAAATCCAAACCACCATAGTCTTTTATCATGCATACCCTTTTTCCCACCAATAACTATTCATCATCTTTTCAATATCCAGCTAATTTATAGAGTtacaaaactctataaataaatcattaactaaaattttcaataaattacagttacaaaactaaaaattcaattcacGATTTGAATCCGTCAAACTAAAACATTGATAGCTCAAAacctatatattttaatgcaAAAGCTGTTCGTATATTACTTTTGTATGTAtctattcttttttcctaATGTTATATGCTATATATTGTATAATCTCCTAGCAAGATTACATCACTGTGCCTTGGCTTTTGAcccaaaagaaattaaaagaataaaaaagaaaagaattaggacttatataatagaatataGGTTGCAAGTTGGATCTTGGCCTGCTTCACCACTTCCGTCAGTGTTCcttagaggaagaagaagactTGAAATCTAGTTTTCAGTACCATTTCTAGATCATTTCTAAATCAAGTTGAGTGACGCATAATATTGACTATTATCActtgcttttttatttctatgtatatatatgtatatgggTTGGTATGAATCCTCATTGAACGTTCAACATTCCaagtcaaattttttattttcttattcttgtTTGTCCACCAATAGTGATTCAGTATACTTTATTTCTTCCAACCCATATTAATCTTGTATTTATTAGTGGATCTAATAATTTGTGGTGCAGTACTCAGATGTAAAGTAAATTGTTCTTGCCCTTACTTGgaaatttcaagaaaatgacCACAAAATTCTTAAGATTTACTTTTCAaagagaaattattaatttaaatccaAGGTGAAATTTCCTTCTATTGTACAATTTGCATATATAGTCAAACGGAAGCCGTGCAGCCAGTGCAAACGCGTAGGAAACAAAACATTATAGAATTGACCATATCATGCATTCCCAGTAACATGTCAAACACTATAGACAAAGTATTGCCGTTCATATTACggttagaaaagaaaaaattatatacacTAAATCATTTCCTTGGAAACTCTATAACAATTTAGCCATGGCAGATACTGATCAGCAGGCCAAGCCTTTAGCTCCAGCTGCATTTCAATCTCGCAGCGACGAAGAAGCAGCAGCTTCGTCATCGATCACCACCCAGTTCAACTTTCGCCACCGGAACTGCATCAAGTGTTTCGGATGTTGCACTGCCTTCCTATTAATCATCGCTGTGACAATTCTAATCCTCTTTTTTACAGTCTTCCATGTCAAGAATCCTGTAATCAAGATGAACGAGATAACCCTTCTGCAACTCGAGCTAAATAAGGATGGATCGCTTAGGAACGGCACCAACGTTACACTAGAACTTGATATTTCAGTTAAAAATCCTAACGTTGCTCCTTTTAGGTTCAACAACTTCACAACAACTGTTTTGTACGGTGGAAATAATGTTGGAGAGGCGAGAACACCATCAGGGACTGCCAAGGCCCGGCGTACCGTCCATATGAATGTAACAGTTGATCTGATTCCTGAGAAAATTTTGCAAGTTCCAGGTTTGTTACAGGATGTAAGTTCAGGGAATTTGACTATGAATAGCAGTACAGTAATTGGCGGCAAGGTGAAGATACTAAAGATTGTCAAGAAATATCTTGTGGTGGAAGTGAATTGCAGTGTGACCTATAATTTCTCAAGCAAGGAGATCCAACAGCGTTGCAGACCGCATTTCCTTTGACGCCTCTTCATTCTATAGTtagtgatttttattttattagtaactTTTATTCTCTTGTTTTTTTCCCCATATCCTTTAATTGAGACTTATTTTTGTAACATATGCCAATATCATATGTGGCTCGGAAATGGCAATATCAATATATGTAAAGGGTTACTGGATACAGAGCGATCCATATGAGaactcttctctttctctttgcATAACAAAAGTACATTTCAAGACTCGAGAGAAAGAGAAGTCTGGTCACATCATTATTATGCACATATCTCATAATTCTTCCAAACattcaaatagtttacttgtctctcaattcttttcttttgcagaatatatataatattaaaataaaaatcaataataaatttctattaatgttagtgaatttctcaattttaaaaaatgagacTTGATTAGACCACTCACCTATTGTTCTTTATCGGGTTATCAAAAATAGACAATTGCATTGAAATATTGTTGTTTATAGTActtaataatacaataaatagTTGTTtcggaaaaagaaaaaaattacaataaatagTCTCCCTTTTGGATAGATTTTCCACATTGTATAGTTCTTCCCACACATCACATCCGAATtggaatgaaaagaaattctgATAGCGATATGCATCAAACCTTAGTTTAATGGTTACAATGAAAAATTAAGATGCACCTCTTTGAAAATAAGTTCAATATAGAGTTTTCAGTTCAAAAATAAGATAAGGAAGATAAATAAGGGAGCAAGATAAGCGTTTACTTGATTTTGACTCTAAAATCATAACTAGAATCCAAAGATATTAG comes from Ricinus communis isolate WT05 ecotype wild-type chromosome 5, ASM1957865v1, whole genome shotgun sequence and encodes:
- the LOC8287447 gene encoding late embryogenesis abundant protein At1g64065 produces the protein MVEDNQIVPLAPAETNPRSDEEFAAVKPNLRLQERSSKCLVYVLAGIVILSAVILVFALVVLRPVNPNAELSFVRLKDLNYAAGSGGNGNNVSLPAFNMTLESELKIENSNFGEFKYDNTSARVFYGGMAVGEAILREGRVSARDTLRMNVKVEVRSHKYIYNGTDLTSDINSGILKLNSHAKFSGRVNLLQIAKKRRSASMDCSFSLDLRSRSIQDLVCN
- the LOC8287449 gene encoding uncharacterized protein LOC8287449, translating into MADTDQQAKPLAPAAFQSRSDEEAAASSSITTQFNFRHRNCIKCFGCCTAFLLIIAVTILILFFTVFHVKNPVIKMNEITLLQLELNKDGSLRNGTNVTLELDISVKNPNVAPFRFNNFTTTVLYGGNNVGEARTPSGTAKARRTVHMNVTVDLIPEKILQVPGLLQDVSSGNLTMNSSTVIGGKVKILKIVKKYLVVEVNCSVTYNFSSKEIQQRCRPHFL